The proteins below are encoded in one region of Streptomyces ficellus:
- a CDS encoding pyridoxal-phosphate-dependent aminotransferase family protein: protein MTHPLLDLAPLTADRFAAIERRVAALLDTEQDVVVTQGEALLPLEGCIRSGARPGSTALNVVTGPYGQTFGDWLRDCGATVVDLKVPFHTAVTADAIAEALERHPAIDFVSLVHAEAATGNTNPVAEIGEVVRAHGALFYLDAVASIGAEPVLPDAWGVDMCVIGAQKAMGGPAGVSAVSVSTRAWERFAANPAAPRRSYLSLLDWKERWIDGGRKALLHAPAQLEMLALEACLERIEAEGLDALMARHASAAAATRAGALALGGALEPYVYEAKDAAPVATTLRTTGGVDASALVREALAAEPSLPLAAGGGALAKEMVRVNHYGPDADRGVVESSLAALGAALGRLTGTPVDVPGARRAVTETWA from the coding sequence GTGACGCACCCCCTCCTCGACCTGGCCCCGCTGACCGCCGACCGCTTCGCGGCGATCGAGCGCCGCGTGGCCGCGCTGCTGGACACCGAGCAGGACGTGGTCGTCACCCAGGGCGAGGCGTTGCTGCCGCTGGAGGGCTGCATCCGCAGCGGCGCCCGGCCCGGCTCGACCGCGCTGAACGTGGTCACCGGCCCGTACGGGCAGACCTTCGGCGACTGGCTGCGCGACTGCGGCGCCACGGTGGTGGACCTGAAGGTGCCCTTCCACACGGCGGTGACCGCGGACGCGATCGCGGAGGCGCTGGAGCGGCACCCGGCGATCGACTTCGTGTCCCTGGTGCACGCCGAGGCCGCGACCGGCAACACCAACCCGGTCGCGGAGATCGGCGAGGTGGTACGGGCGCACGGCGCGCTGTTCTACCTGGACGCGGTGGCGTCGATCGGCGCCGAGCCCGTCCTGCCGGACGCGTGGGGCGTCGACATGTGTGTCATCGGCGCGCAGAAGGCGATGGGCGGCCCGGCGGGCGTCTCGGCGGTGTCGGTCAGCACGCGCGCGTGGGAGCGGTTCGCGGCCAACCCGGCGGCACCGCGCCGCTCGTACCTGTCCCTGCTGGACTGGAAGGAGCGGTGGATCGACGGCGGCCGCAAGGCGCTGCTGCACGCCCCCGCGCAGCTGGAGATGCTGGCGCTGGAGGCGTGCCTGGAGCGCATCGAGGCGGAGGGCCTGGACGCGCTGATGGCCCGGCACGCGTCGGCCGCCGCGGCGACCCGGGCGGGCGCGCTCGCGCTCGGCGGCGCCCTGGAGCCGTACGTGTACGAGGCGAAGGACGCCGCCCCGGTGGCGACCACGCTGCGGACGACGGGCGGGGTGGACGCGTCGGCGCTGGTGCGCGAGGCGCTGGCGGCAGAGCCGTCGCTGCCGCTGGCCGCGGGCGGCGGCGCGCTCGCCAAGGAGATGGTCCGGGTCAACCACTACGGGCCGGACGCGGACCGGGGCGTCGTGGAGTCCTCACTGGCCGCGCTCGGCGCCGCCCTGGGCCGGCTGACCGGCACGCCGGTGGACGTGCCGGGCGCCCGCCGCGCGGTCACCGAGACGTGGGCGTAA
- a CDS encoding amidohydrolase family protein produces the protein MSVVLHVTGRVLAGPEDVRDELWVVDGRVTYERPAAARDIRTVTGWALPGLVDAHCHVGLDAHGAVDAETSEKQALTDRDAGTLLIRDAGSPADTRWIDDRDDLPKIIRAGRHIARTRRYIRNYAHEIEPADLVEYVGREARRGDGWVKLVGDWLDRSTGDLGACWPRAEVEAAIAEAHRLGARVTAHCFAEESLRDLVEAGIDCVEHATGLTEDTIPLFAERGVAIVPTLVNIATFPRLAAGGEAKFPRWADHMRRLHERRYDTVRAAYDAGVPVFVGTDAGGSLAHGLVAAEVAELVTAGIPPLEALSATSWGARAWLGRPALEEGAPADLVVYDEDPRADVRVLAAPRRVIVNGRVVG, from the coding sequence ATGAGCGTGGTGCTGCATGTGACGGGGCGGGTCCTGGCCGGCCCGGAGGACGTCCGGGACGAGCTGTGGGTGGTCGACGGGCGCGTCACCTACGAACGCCCGGCCGCCGCACGGGACATCAGGACGGTGACGGGCTGGGCGCTGCCCGGACTGGTCGACGCGCACTGCCACGTGGGACTGGACGCCCACGGGGCGGTGGACGCGGAGACCAGCGAGAAGCAGGCCCTCACCGACCGGGACGCGGGCACGCTGCTGATCCGGGACGCCGGGTCCCCGGCCGACACGCGCTGGATCGACGACCGCGACGACCTGCCGAAGATCATCCGTGCCGGCCGGCACATCGCCCGCACCCGCCGCTACATCCGCAACTACGCCCACGAGATCGAGCCCGCCGACCTGGTCGAGTACGTCGGCCGGGAGGCGCGGCGCGGCGACGGCTGGGTCAAGCTGGTCGGTGACTGGCTGGACCGGAGCACCGGGGACCTCGGCGCCTGCTGGCCCCGCGCCGAGGTCGAGGCGGCCATCGCGGAGGCCCACCGGCTGGGCGCGCGCGTCACCGCCCACTGCTTCGCCGAGGAGTCGCTGCGGGACCTGGTCGAGGCCGGGATCGACTGCGTCGAGCACGCCACGGGCCTGACCGAGGACACCATCCCGCTCTTCGCCGAGCGCGGTGTCGCCATCGTGCCGACCCTCGTCAACATCGCCACCTTCCCGCGGCTCGCCGCCGGGGGAGAGGCCAAGTTCCCGCGCTGGGCCGACCACATGCGGCGGCTGCACGAGCGCCGGTACGACACCGTGCGCGCCGCGTACGACGCGGGCGTCCCCGTGTTCGTCGGCACCGACGCGGGCGGCTCCCTGGCCCACGGCCTGGTCGCCGCCGAGGTCGCCGAACTCGTCACGGCCGGCATCCCGCCGCTCGAAGCCCTGTCGGCCACGTCCTGGGGGGCGAGGGCCTGGCTGGGGCGCCCGGCCCTGGAGG
- a CDS encoding NAD(P)H-dependent oxidoreductase — translation MKTLIVYAHPEAKSLNGSLKDLAVSTLLNAGHEVRVSDLYAMNWKAVVDAADYGPEASRPLKVALDSGRAFDSGTLTADVLDEQEKLLWADTIIFQFPLWWYTMPAILKGWVDRVFTYRFAYGVGEHSDTKYGERFGEGTLAGRRALLSVTVGGPESHYGARGINGPIDDLLFPMQHGILYYPGIEVLPPFVLYGADRMTGDDYADVAKAWEQRLLTLESTEPIAFRRQNFGDYEIPSLNLKEGLEPAGRTGFGLHVRG, via the coding sequence CTGAAGGACCTCGCGGTGTCCACGCTGTTGAACGCCGGGCACGAGGTGCGGGTGAGCGATCTGTACGCGATGAACTGGAAGGCGGTCGTCGACGCCGCGGACTACGGCCCCGAGGCCTCACGTCCACTGAAGGTCGCCCTGGACTCGGGCCGGGCCTTCGACTCCGGGACGCTCACCGCGGACGTCCTCGACGAGCAGGAGAAGCTGCTGTGGGCCGACACGATCATCTTCCAGTTCCCGCTGTGGTGGTACACGATGCCCGCGATCCTCAAGGGCTGGGTGGACCGGGTGTTCACCTACCGCTTCGCTTACGGCGTGGGCGAGCACAGCGACACCAAGTACGGCGAACGCTTCGGCGAGGGCACCCTCGCGGGCAGGAGGGCCCTGCTGTCAGTGACCGTCGGCGGCCCGGAGTCGCACTACGGCGCTCGCGGGATCAACGGCCCCATCGACGATCTGCTGTTCCCGATGCAGCACGGCATCCTCTACTACCCGGGCATCGAGGTGCTGCCGCCGTTCGTGCTGTACGGCGCGGACCGGATGACCGGCGACGATTACGCGGACGTCGCCAAGGCATGGGAGCAGCGCCTGCTCACCCTGGAGTCGACCGAGCCGATCGCGTTCCGGCGGCAGAACTTCGGCGACTACGAGATCCCCTCACTGAATCTGAAGGAAGGACTGGAACCCGCGGGGCGCACGGGTTTCGGGCTGCACGTGCGCGGCTGA